A region of Haloplanus sp. XH21 DNA encodes the following proteins:
- a CDS encoding tyrosine-type recombinase/integrase: MSLDNMDTSDVAEDPIERFKQRYASQKSDSTAERYTTHLERWRDWLELREKDVENVAEDVDARPADVEGVTAGDVEDHLDDMYASGYAENTANGARAAISAFYQTLRQFRRNPADADHIDRSWSATTLIKEKTRDPVKYLPKEDVEALADNVPSPVPRNALIVRLLYATGLRRGELCNLRVKDVDRDSQTIAVWTEKAGDSRKVPYPDSLRQQIANWMDVGRGMVYGAEDSEYLFPTRQSDRISGETVRYLVTKAAEEAGLQEVYGTDVEGRERALITPHTLRHSYAVQAAKNGMRAPFLRDLLGQHDINVTEIYLQIASEDAVDAGKEHGPTI, translated from the coding sequence ATGTCACTGGATAATATGGACACGTCCGACGTGGCGGAGGACCCCATAGAGCGGTTCAAACAGCGGTACGCCAGTCAGAAATCCGACTCCACCGCGGAGCGGTACACTACCCACCTTGAGCGGTGGCGGGACTGGTTGGAACTCCGCGAGAAGGACGTAGAGAACGTGGCGGAGGACGTAGACGCCCGTCCCGCGGACGTGGAGGGCGTGACCGCGGGGGACGTGGAGGACCACTTAGACGATATGTACGCCAGTGGCTACGCGGAGAACACTGCTAACGGGGCGCGGGCGGCTATCTCAGCCTTCTACCAAACCCTCCGCCAGTTCCGACGGAATCCAGCGGACGCGGACCATATCGACCGCTCTTGGTCCGCTACCACTCTAATTAAGGAGAAAACGCGGGACCCCGTGAAGTACCTCCCCAAGGAGGACGTGGAGGCGTTAGCCGATAACGTCCCGTCGCCAGTCCCTCGAAACGCCCTAATCGTCCGCCTACTCTACGCTACGGGCCTTCGACGTGGCGAACTGTGTAACCTCCGTGTGAAGGACGTAGACCGTGACAGTCAGACTATCGCGGTTTGGACGGAGAAGGCGGGCGACTCTCGAAAGGTCCCGTATCCCGACTCACTCCGCCAGCAGATAGCGAACTGGATGGACGTGGGGCGCGGAATGGTCTACGGAGCGGAGGACAGTGAGTACCTCTTTCCCACCCGCCAGAGTGACCGCATATCGGGCGAGACTGTCCGCTACTTAGTCACGAAAGCCGCGGAGGAAGCGGGCCTTCAAGAAGTGTACGGGACCGACGTGGAGGGCCGTGAGCGGGCGCTAATCACGCCTCACACGCTACGACACTCCTACGCGGTTCAAGCGGCCAAGAACGGTATGCGCGCCCCCTTCCTTCGGGACCTACTCGGCCAGCACGACATTAATGTCACTGAGATATACCTTCAAATCGCCAGTGAGGACGCGGTAGACGCGGGCAAGGAACACGGGCCGACTATCTGA
- a CDS encoding phage replisome organizer N-terminal domain-containing protein: MSERVNLRVPEAKKEDWDSHVEESDVYDNRSQFIQHAVDQQIQRDKGVGGDSTAQTAQTGASTERVDKLVETVERMSNQIETLEDSVEDATRAMTAGGGVDEETTTEVWSALPTAPERATTAEGIAEGLDTDPNTVRVALETLHDKTGSAVEKREIQQIEEGDGTTTVTDHQGRTLEIEDTGTAVKRRNPLWWRRE, translated from the coding sequence ATGAGCGAACGCGTGAATCTCCGCGTACCCGAAGCCAAGAAGGAAGACTGGGACAGCCACGTAGAGGAATCCGACGTGTACGACAATCGCAGTCAGTTCATTCAACACGCGGTTGACCAACAGATACAGCGGGACAAGGGCGTGGGTGGCGACAGTACCGCTCAGACGGCTCAGACGGGCGCGAGTACGGAGCGGGTGGATAAGTTGGTGGAGACGGTCGAACGTATGTCGAACCAGATTGAGACGCTTGAGGACAGCGTAGAGGACGCTACGCGGGCTATGACCGCGGGCGGTGGGGTTGATGAGGAAACCACTACGGAAGTGTGGTCCGCCCTCCCCACGGCTCCCGAACGCGCTACCACCGCGGAGGGGATAGCGGAGGGGTTGGACACGGACCCCAACACTGTCCGCGTGGCCCTCGAAACCCTCCACGACAAAACGGGGTCCGCGGTGGAGAAGCGTGAGATACAGCAGATTGAGGAAGGCGACGGGACCACCACTGTCACGGACCACCAAGGGCGGACCCTTGAGATAGAGGACACGGGGACCGCGGTCAAACGTCGGAATCCTCTTTGGTGGAGGCGTGAGTAA
- a CDS encoding hybrid sensor histidine kinase/response regulator codes for MTDGTATSHDAPGSVRVLHVDDDPDFAELAATLLERADDRIAVEVATSAREGLSRLAADDVDCVVSDYDMPGMDGIAFLEAVRAEYPDLPFVLFTGKGSEEVASEAFSAGATDYLRKGSGTERYELLANRVRNAVEAHRSRRMLRERTRRLETLISNLPGVVYRCRNDPGWPMETVEGEVEAITGYTAAELARGDVTWGEEVLHPDDREPIWETVQNELDADGTFEVTYRIHTRDGATKWMWERGRGVFEDDDADEPVALEGFITDITDRKEREQELERRTEELEALTTRLEEQYRYLFEESPVMAVVTRVDDGRPIVEDCNRRFVETLGYERDAVVGEELAQFYTADSRRQLLQEGGYERALSGEFLREDRELMTADGETVEALLRAVPRHDAGDEIVGTLALYVDVSERKELEREKERLQEFASIVSHDLRNPLNVAQGCTELAREDCESEHLDTAIDAHERMGALIEDLLTLARSGDDIDELVSVDLAPLVEDCWTNAVTDDATLVVETERAIRADRSRLRQLVENLVVNSVEHGSTGSRMESDDAIEHGGDDVTVTIGELDDGFYVADDGPGIPESMRDDVFDAGYSMSDEGTGFGLRIVEQVADAHGWTISVTDSADDGARFEIRGVEFLS; via the coding sequence ATGACCGACGGCACAGCCACGTCCCACGACGCACCCGGATCGGTCCGCGTGCTTCACGTGGATGACGACCCCGATTTCGCCGAGCTAGCGGCGACACTGCTCGAGCGAGCGGACGACCGGATCGCTGTCGAGGTGGCGACGAGCGCTCGCGAGGGACTGTCCCGACTGGCCGCGGACGATGTCGACTGTGTCGTCTCCGACTACGACATGCCCGGAATGGACGGGATCGCTTTTCTCGAAGCCGTTCGGGCCGAGTATCCGGACCTCCCCTTCGTCCTGTTCACTGGCAAGGGAAGCGAGGAGGTCGCCAGCGAGGCGTTCTCCGCGGGGGCGACGGACTACCTGCGGAAGGGGTCGGGGACCGAACGATACGAACTACTCGCCAACCGCGTTCGGAACGCCGTCGAAGCCCACCGGTCCCGGCGGATGCTCCGCGAGCGAACGCGCCGTCTGGAGACGCTGATCAGCAACCTCCCGGGCGTCGTGTACCGGTGTCGGAACGATCCCGGGTGGCCGATGGAAACCGTCGAGGGAGAGGTCGAGGCGATCACCGGCTACACCGCTGCGGAACTGGCGCGTGGCGACGTGACGTGGGGCGAGGAGGTGCTCCACCCCGACGACCGCGAGCCGATCTGGGAGACCGTCCAGAACGAACTCGACGCCGACGGTACGTTCGAGGTCACGTACCGGATCCACACCCGGGACGGCGCCACGAAGTGGATGTGGGAACGGGGGCGCGGCGTGTTCGAAGACGACGACGCTGACGAACCGGTGGCACTGGAGGGGTTCATCACCGACATCACCGACCGCAAGGAGCGCGAGCAGGAACTCGAGCGGCGGACCGAAGAGTTGGAGGCGTTGACCACCCGCCTCGAAGAGCAGTACCGGTATCTCTTCGAGGAGTCGCCGGTGATGGCCGTCGTCACGCGCGTCGACGACGGTCGTCCGATCGTCGAGGACTGCAACCGGCGGTTCGTCGAGACGCTCGGCTACGAGCGGGACGCCGTCGTCGGTGAGGAACTCGCCCAGTTCTACACGGCCGACTCCCGGCGACAACTGCTACAGGAGGGCGGCTACGAGCGCGCGCTCTCCGGCGAGTTCCTGCGCGAAGACCGGGAGCTGATGACCGCCGACGGCGAGACCGTCGAGGCGCTGTTGCGCGCCGTCCCCCGGCACGACGCCGGCGACGAAATCGTCGGGACGCTCGCGCTCTACGTCGACGTGAGCGAGCGGAAGGAACTGGAACGCGAGAAAGAACGGCTCCAGGAGTTCGCCAGCATCGTCTCCCACGACCTGCGGAACCCGCTGAACGTCGCCCAGGGCTGTACGGAACTGGCTCGGGAGGACTGCGAGAGCGAGCATCTCGACACTGCGATCGACGCCCACGAACGCATGGGCGCGCTGATCGAGGACCTCTTGACGCTCGCCCGGAGCGGCGACGACATCGACGAACTGGTGTCGGTCGACCTCGCGCCCCTCGTCGAGGACTGCTGGACGAACGCCGTGACCGACGACGCGACGCTCGTCGTCGAGACGGAGCGAGCCATCCGCGCCGACCGGAGCCGTCTCCGCCAACTCGTCGAAAACCTCGTCGTGAACAGCGTCGAGCATGGCTCGACTGGCAGTCGGATGGAATCCGACGACGCCATCGAACACGGTGGCGACGACGTGACCGTCACCATCGGCGAGCTCGACGACGGGTTCTACGTCGCCGACGACGGTCCCGGCATCCCCGAGTCGATGCGGGACGACGTGTTCGACGCCGGCTACTCGATGTCGGACGAGGGCACCGGCTTCGGACTGCGCATCGTCGAACAGGTCGCTGATGCGCACGGTTGGACGATCAGCGTCACCGACAGCGCCGACGACGGCGCGCGGTTCGAAATCCGTGGCGTCGAGTTCCTCTCCTGA
- a CDS encoding creatininase family protein, translating into MHLADATWTDVRDTDTNLALLPVGSTEQHGPHAPLGTDAYHAEAVAEAGADRHASDVAVAPTVSVGVAEEHRSFDGTLWVSPDTFRSYVRDVVGSLAHHGLDRVVVVNGHGGNISALGEVTATITRHDDAYAVPFTWFEAVGDHGSEMGHGGPLETALLRATRPELVREDRVGAARDGASDGWGDWVPGTGTNLAHDSAEFTKNGVVGDPSAGDAELGDELLDLAADALDRLLTAVANRDLPER; encoded by the coding sequence ATGCATCTCGCCGACGCGACCTGGACCGATGTCCGCGACACCGACACGAACCTCGCCCTGTTGCCGGTCGGAAGCACCGAACAACACGGCCCGCACGCGCCGCTCGGCACCGACGCCTACCACGCCGAGGCCGTCGCCGAGGCGGGCGCGGACCGCCACGCGAGCGACGTGGCCGTCGCCCCGACGGTGTCCGTCGGCGTCGCGGAGGAACATCGATCGTTCGACGGCACGCTCTGGGTGTCGCCCGATACGTTCCGCAGCTACGTCCGTGACGTGGTCGGCAGCCTCGCCCACCACGGGTTGGACCGGGTCGTCGTCGTCAACGGTCACGGGGGGAACATCTCCGCCCTCGGCGAGGTGACGGCGACCATCACCCGCCACGACGACGCCTACGCCGTCCCCTTTACCTGGTTCGAGGCGGTCGGCGACCACGGGTCGGAGATGGGTCACGGCGGGCCACTGGAGACGGCACTCCTGCGCGCGACCCGCCCCGAACTGGTGCGGGAGGATCGGGTCGGCGCCGCACGCGACGGCGCGAGCGATGGCTGGGGCGACTGGGTGCCGGGGACGGGGACGAACCTCGCGCACGACTCGGCGGAGTTCACGAAAAACGGCGTGGTCGGCGACCCCAGCGCGGGCGACGCCGAACTGGGTGACGAACTGCTGGATCTGGCGGCGGACGCACTCGATCGACTGCTGACGGCCGTCGCGAACCGCGACCTGCCCGAGCGGTGA
- a CDS encoding DUF5790 family protein: protein MSQTTLGDDELFGEAADEMRADVEEHLDAARAELPDAADVWETDADNVLGVLNGLRSALDAGDAREHLRQAKKWYTMGDRADAFDQADDLADAIAELETLIASIDDAHEDVSDLTNAVPELRGTLEDLADGDGDAA from the coding sequence ATGAGTCAGACGACGCTCGGCGACGACGAACTCTTCGGCGAAGCGGCAGACGAGATGCGCGCGGATGTCGAGGAGCATCTGGACGCGGCGCGGGCGGAACTGCCGGACGCGGCCGACGTGTGGGAGACCGACGCCGACAACGTCCTCGGCGTGTTGAACGGCCTGCGGTCGGCGCTCGACGCCGGCGACGCCCGCGAGCATCTCCGCCAGGCCAAGAAGTGGTACACGATGGGCGACCGTGCCGACGCCTTCGACCAGGCCGACGACCTCGCCGACGCCATCGCGGAACTCGAGACGCTGATCGCGTCCATCGATGACGCCCACGAGGACGTCAGCGACCTCACGAACGCGGTGCCGGAGCTCCGCGGCACGCTGGAGGACCTTGCCGACGGGGACGGGGACGCGGCGTAA
- a CDS encoding dihydroneopterin aldolase family protein, whose amino-acid sequence MATDAQHACFEAGIKFGSLYHQFAGTPVSPDSAASLERAMAESIENQPFCESVSVDIDVDALADAADDHGYVELTGQFMEVRMRIEREGVVVHAEMSMVDGYPLMQLVEVE is encoded by the coding sequence ATGGCCACCGACGCCCAGCACGCCTGTTTCGAGGCGGGCATCAAGTTCGGATCGCTCTATCACCAGTTCGCGGGCACGCCGGTCTCCCCCGACAGCGCCGCGAGTCTCGAACGCGCGATGGCGGAATCGATCGAGAACCAACCCTTCTGTGAGTCGGTGTCGGTCGATATCGATGTCGACGCCCTCGCCGACGCGGCCGACGACCACGGCTACGTCGAACTCACGGGGCAGTTCATGGAGGTGCGGATGCGCATCGAACGCGAGGGCGTCGTCGTCCACGCCGAGATGTCGATGGTGGACGGCTACCCGCTGATGCAGCTCGTCGAGGTCGAGTAG
- the azf gene encoding NAD-dependent glucose-6-phosphate dehydrogenase Azf gives MDDPVLLTGAGGRVGQAILNGIADAHEWRLLDREPLSSDRLPPGVDDDDVVVADITDDEAMADAMEGVGAVIHLAGDPRPEAPWNSVLENNIDGTQTVFEAAVDAGVEKVAFASSNHAVSAYETDERTPEMYRTDDDYRLDGTELPRPGNLYGVSKAAGETLGRYYHDSEGLAVVCVRIGNLTEGHPPRNYERGQAMWLSHRDCAHLFDRCIRADYGYEIVYGVSDNERKYYSIDRAKAVLGYEPQDDSAEYTLAGEPKDGA, from the coding sequence ATGGACGACCCGGTGTTACTGACTGGCGCGGGTGGGCGCGTCGGGCAGGCGATCCTGAACGGGATCGCCGACGCCCACGAGTGGCGACTGCTCGACCGGGAGCCGCTGTCGAGCGATCGTCTCCCGCCGGGCGTGGACGACGACGACGTGGTCGTCGCGGACATCACCGACGACGAGGCGATGGCCGACGCGATGGAGGGCGTGGGCGCCGTCATCCACCTCGCGGGCGACCCGCGGCCCGAGGCGCCGTGGAACTCGGTGCTCGAAAACAACATCGACGGCACGCAGACGGTGTTCGAGGCGGCCGTCGACGCGGGCGTCGAGAAGGTCGCCTTCGCCTCCTCGAACCACGCCGTCTCCGCCTACGAAACCGACGAGCGCACGCCCGAAATGTACCGCACGGACGACGACTACCGCCTCGACGGGACGGAACTGCCCCGCCCGGGGAACCTCTACGGCGTGAGCAAGGCCGCGGGCGAGACGCTCGGGCGCTACTACCACGACAGCGAGGGCCTCGCCGTCGTCTGTGTCCGCATCGGCAACCTCACCGAGGGGCATCCGCCGCGCAACTACGAACGCGGGCAGGCGATGTGGCTCTCGCATCGCGACTGCGCCCATCTCTTCGATCGGTGTATCCGCGCCGACTACGGCTACGAGATCGTCTACGGCGTCTCCGACAACGAGCGCAAGTACTACTCCATCGACCGTGCGAAAGCGGTGCTGGGCTACGAGCCACAGGACGATTCGGCGGAGTACACGCTGGCGGGCGAGCCGAAAGACGGGGCGTGA
- a CDS encoding DUF309 domain-containing protein — translation MDASLRAGIALYNDGEHHAAHDAWEDRWLDLERDTADERFLHGLIQFTAAVHHARTRNWSGATGLATSARDYLADLESSYRGVDIAAVRRSLATLAADPAVIERRRPPPLRFEGQVLGLADLRFDAAAVAAVVLAEAYDYDVATVDRAIEFAREEIAGGERTQFTGLVLSFVADGDARDLVYQRLTEHVDRREREYTDVEGLFEG, via the coding sequence ATGGACGCGTCGCTCCGCGCGGGCATCGCCCTCTACAACGACGGCGAGCACCACGCCGCCCACGACGCCTGGGAGGACCGATGGCTCGACCTGGAGCGCGACACCGCCGACGAGCGGTTCCTCCACGGCCTCATTCAGTTCACCGCCGCCGTCCACCACGCCCGGACGCGCAACTGGAGCGGCGCGACCGGCCTCGCGACGAGCGCTCGCGACTATCTCGCCGACCTTGAATCATCGTATCGCGGCGTCGACATCGCGGCCGTTCGGCGCTCGCTCGCGACGCTCGCCGCCGATCCGGCAGTCATCGAGCGCCGTCGACCGCCACCGCTTCGATTTGAGGGACAGGTGCTCGGCCTCGCCGACCTGCGCTTCGACGCGGCGGCCGTCGCCGCGGTGGTTCTGGCCGAGGCGTACGACTACGACGTGGCGACCGTCGACCGCGCCATCGAGTTCGCCCGCGAGGAAATCGCGGGCGGCGAGCGAACGCAGTTCACCGGCCTGGTGCTGTCGTTCGTCGCCGACGGCGACGCGCGGGATCTGGTCTACCAGCGCCTGACGGAACACGTCGATCGGCGGGAGCGGGAGTATACGGATGTCGAAGGGCTGTTCGAGGGCTGA
- a CDS encoding ABC transporter substrate-binding protein, whose product MSSEDSTGTVGRVSRRRFLATTSATGMTLGLAGCFGGGSSSNEAVTYISNNNSPQFKEMLRGFAEDFEAERDIPVDIEFTEIGGDYGQRVSQLIQAGNPPDIINAEQFRIGAYATQDILRPVGDVIEAVEEAEEAIPEKFGFVYDGEHRLVPAVASLANNWYRTDIYDELGLDAPTTWEAEREAAQAITEADNDLYGLGYTTAATVYGSYHAWNRLWGNDAQVAMRNGDAVEVAIDSGGNRDRVREVLERAQQMVEYSPTATNWDWGEIYESYAGGTTATALYSGGRPKTQSIGQDRPWADATKRVSNPYNTSNRDGHLGNSAATGYALVQGSSNPEGAKEFVQYMVTGERLVEYARALRFHNIPIFESWYEPGSAYREGWDYLNDNFDEETIQSEREALFSDSTAPFTAETEPANPYASPAFTSFQLGQMFYDATEGGMGIDQAIDQTASTLRENTGME is encoded by the coding sequence ATGTCGAGTGAAGATTCGACAGGGACGGTGGGCAGGGTATCTCGACGACGATTCCTGGCGACAACCAGCGCCACAGGGATGACGCTCGGACTGGCAGGGTGTTTCGGTGGTGGCTCTTCCAGCAACGAGGCCGTCACGTACATCTCCAACAACAACTCGCCGCAGTTCAAGGAGATGCTCCGTGGCTTCGCCGAGGACTTCGAGGCGGAGCGCGACATCCCGGTCGATATCGAATTCACCGAGATCGGTGGTGACTACGGGCAGCGGGTGAGCCAGCTCATCCAGGCCGGCAACCCGCCGGACATCATCAACGCCGAGCAGTTCCGCATCGGCGCCTACGCCACGCAGGACATCCTCCGACCCGTCGGCGACGTCATCGAGGCCGTCGAGGAGGCGGAGGAGGCCATTCCCGAGAAGTTCGGGTTCGTCTACGACGGAGAGCACCGCCTGGTGCCGGCGGTCGCGTCGCTGGCGAACAACTGGTACCGAACCGACATCTACGACGAACTCGGACTGGACGCGCCGACGACGTGGGAGGCCGAGCGGGAGGCCGCCCAGGCGATCACGGAGGCCGACAACGACCTCTACGGACTGGGCTACACGACCGCCGCGACCGTGTACGGCTCGTATCACGCGTGGAACCGGCTCTGGGGCAACGACGCCCAGGTCGCGATGCGCAACGGCGACGCCGTCGAGGTTGCCATCGACTCCGGCGGGAACCGGGACCGCGTCCGCGAGGTGCTCGAACGCGCCCAGCAGATGGTCGAATACTCGCCGACGGCGACCAACTGGGACTGGGGAGAGATCTACGAGTCCTACGCCGGCGGGACGACCGCCACGGCGCTGTACTCCGGCGGCCGACCGAAAACGCAGTCCATCGGCCAGGACCGCCCGTGGGCCGACGCGACCAAGCGGGTCTCGAACCCGTACAACACGTCGAACCGTGACGGACATCTCGGCAACTCGGCCGCGACCGGATACGCGCTGGTCCAAGGCTCGTCCAATCCCGAGGGCGCAAAGGAGTTCGTGCAGTACATGGTGACCGGCGAGCGACTCGTCGAGTACGCCCGCGCGCTCCGCTTCCACAACATTCCGATCTTCGAGAGCTGGTACGAGCCGGGCTCGGCGTACCGCGAGGGCTGGGACTACCTCAACGACAACTTCGACGAGGAGACGATCCAGAGCGAGCGCGAGGCGCTGTTCTCGGACAGCACGGCGCCGTTCACCGCGGAGACGGAGCCGGCGAACCCCTACGCCTCGCCGGCGTTCACCTCCTTCCAGCTCGGCCAGATGTTCTACGACGCGACCGAGGGTGGCATGGGCATCGACCAGGCCATCGACCAGACCGCATCGACCCTCCGCGAAAACACCGGAATGGAGTAA